The Synechococcus sp. MVIR-18-1 region GATGCATTGGACTAGCAAGGTGCCAGCTCCGCTAGCACCGGTCGCTGCAGGGTTGGCATTTGGGCTCGCTGCATCACCCTGCACAACACCCGTACTGGCCGTTCTACTGGGCTGGATTGCCAGCACAGGACGCCCACTCCTCGGCGTACTGATGCTCACAAGCTTCGGGGTCGGTCAAGTGTTACCTCTGCTGCTCGCAGGCAATTTGGCAGCCTCGCTGCCACGGTTGCTGGCGTTGCGGCCCATCGGCCGGTGGGTTCCACCGATCAGTGGCGTGATCCTGCTTGCCACAGGCACTCTCACCTTATTAGCGAGACTGACCTGAGCCGATGCCTGCACTACGTCGACTCTTCGCCCTGCTCTCAGATCTTCGTTTGGCGATCCTGCTTCTGCTGCTGATTGCAGGAGCCAGCGCCCTAGGAACCATTCTTCCGCAGAACGAAGCGCCTGATTTGTATCTCGAGCGTTTCAATGCGGACCCATGGCTCGGATTGATCAATGGCGAACAGATGTTGCAACTGCAGCTGGACAGCATCTATTCCAGCGTGTGGTTTTTAAGCCTTTTGGCTTGGCTGGGATTGGCCTTGATCTTGTGCAGCTGGCGTCGTCAATGGCCAGCACTGCTCGCCACCACGCGCTGGATTGACTACCGCCAACCCAGGCAACTAAGCAAGCTGGCATTGGCCGAATCGATTCACTGTTCCGACGGTGAGTCGGCCTTAGACATGCTGAGTTCACAACTCCAGAAGCAAGGCTGGCAGGTCCAAAGGCATGAAGATCGCCTGGCTGCGAGGCGCGGCGTGATTGGCAAGGTTGGACCCCTATTGGTTCACACCGGCTTGGTGCTGCTGTTGATTGGAGCCGCATGGGGGGCACTGTCTGGAAACCGGCTGGAACGCTTCCTTGCGCCAGGCCGAGCTCTTGATCTGCTTGACCCGTCTGGCAACAACCGGCTTTCGCTCACCCTCGAGCGCTTCGCGATTGAGCGTGATCCAGCGGGACGCACCGAACAATTCCGATCAACGCTGAGGCTCGATCCACCAGGGGGCCCTTCAGAGCAGCGCATGATCAGCGTGAATCATCCACTCCGCTATCGAGGGATGACCGTTTATCAAGCGGATTGGTCTCTAGCTGCGATCACCGTGCAGATCGGCAAGAGTCCGCAACTGCAATTACCCCTCCGTAGTTTTCCCGAACTCGGCGAACAAATTTGGGGTCTTGTGCTTCCCACACGGCCAGATGGATCCGAACCAGTACTGATGAGCACGAGCAGTGAGCAAGGCCCTGTTCAGGTGTTCGATGCCGACGGATCGCTGCTTGGCAACCTGCGACCAGGCGGAGCATCCACTGAAATCAAAGGACTGCCTCTGAGGGTGGCCGAAATCATGCCTGCGAGCGGACTGCTCCTTAAGCGTGACCCTGGGGTTCCACTCGTTTATGCAGGATTCGCGATCACACTGCTTGGCGGGGGCCTCAGCTTGATCGCAACCCGACAACTATGGGCCGTGCTCGACCCCCCACCGTTTCAAGCCTCTAACAGAAAGCTTCACATCGGTGGGCTTTGCAATCGAAATCTCGCTGGCTTCGCTGCTGAATTACCAATCCTGATCAGCAGGGTTGACGGGTCCCATGACTGACTCTCACAACCGTATGAACGTTGCCACGAGGGTTGAAATCAGCCTCTAGCTGCATCCAAACGGGAGCACAGGCCGTCACTAAATCATCCAATATTTGATTTGCCACCTCTTCATGGGAGATCGAAGTGTTGCGAAAGTGATTGATGTACAACTTGATCGCTTTCAGCTCAACGACTCGAGGTCCTGGCTGATAAATCAAGCGCATCACCGCGAAATCCGGATAACCCGAGAACGGGCAGAGGCAAGTAAATTCCGGCAATTCGATCGACACCTCATAAGGGCGCCCGACCCTGGGATTGTCGAAACAGATCAACTCCGCATCTGCAATAGCCCTTTCGCCGTAGAGCGGAGTTTTGGTGAGCTCAGTGCCTGGGTTGCTCATGAAACGAGTAAGGAAAACTCCAGCAAAAGACCCTAAAGCCACCCTTCCAAGACCGTTGAGCGGATCTCAGCACCGCCTGATTTGGTATCAAGGCGTACAACTCATCGGCCGGAATGCAGGCCTAATGGGGAGGTATTCGGCTTGCTTGCAATGGATCTGAGTCTGATAAGCGAAGGACAGGCTTTCCGACTTCAGCCTGAGAGCGTTCACGGCATGCTTTGGCTCCAGACTCATTTCGAGATGTCCCATTGGGAGCTTCTCGCTGAGGGACTTGCCACGGTGAGTCACTCCAATGCCGATGAGCTCATTGAGGATGCCTCGAACGCCGGATTGAATCTTTCTCCTCTCCCGGCCCTGTCATCTCAGCGCAATTCCTGACACACTCGAAGAATCGATTCCTCAACAACCCATGAAAAAGGTCGAAGCCGTCATCCGTCCCTTCAAGCTTGAAGATGTGAAATTGGCTTTGGTTAATGCTGGCATCGTTGGCATGACCGTGAGCGAAGTGCGCGGATTTGGTCGTCAGAAGGGGCAAGTGGAGCGATATCGCGGTTCTGAATTCACTGTTGAGTTTTTGCAGAAGCTGAAAGTTGAGGTTGTGATTGACGATGACCGCGTCGATGCTGTGATCAACGCCATTGCAGAAGCAGCGAAAACAGGCGAGATCGGCGACGGCAAGATTTTTGTCTCCTCTGTCGACACCGTCGTGCGCATTCGCACCGGTGATCGTGACAGCTCAGCCCTCTGATTCCAGCGTGTCCTGAACCACCTGCTGAACCTTTTCGTCCGAGATCTGTTGTGGCTCAAGCTCGCTTAACCACAACAGATATTCGTGGTTGCCAGCGGGACCGGTAATCGGAGACCCCACCACTCCCTGGGCATTCCATCCCAGGGAATCTGCTGCAGAGATCACTGATGCAATCGCGTCCCGGTGAGCTAAACCATCTCTCACCACCCCCCCTTTTCCCACCCGATCGCGTCCCACCTCAAACTGGGGCTTCACCAACACCAACGCTTCGCTCCCTTGGGGTTGCAGCAAGGCGCGAATTGCTGGAAGGACGAGTGCGAGGGATATAAACGACACGTCTGCGACAGCCAGAGTGGGGAGGACGTCATTAGGCCCATACAGCTCAGCTGCGCTAAGTCGACGCAAATTGGTGCGCTCTCTGAGAACAACACGTTCATCGATGCGCAAACTCCAGGCCGTCTGGCCATAGCCAACGTCGATTCCATAAACCCGACTGGCCCCGTGTTGCAGCAAACAATCGGTGAAGCCACCCGTCGAAATTCCGCCATCAAGGCAGGTGCGCCCCTCCACCGAGACAGGGAAAGCCTCCAGCGCTGCCAGCAACTTTTCACCCCCTCTTGAAACAAACCGGGGAGGCTGCTCCACGATCAATTCGAGATCGGGCAAAACCGTGTGACCTGGCTTGTCGAGCAGCTGGCCCCGATGGTCTCTGACCTTGCCGGCACGAATCAGCTGTTGTGCTTGCTGACGGGATGCCGCCAAGCCCAACGTCAGCATGTGGAGATCTAAACGCTGTTTACGAGCCATTTCGACATAAAAGCACCGTGAAACCGAAACAAATACCGGAGTTCCACCAGGAGTTCCGCAGACCTCCCTGAAAATCTTGCGAAGCCGCACGCAAGTCCGTGTCAGCCAACAACGTTGTCAACATCAAAAGCGGACGTCGCCCATCCCTTCGGGCCAAATTTTGTCTCAAATCCAGCGAGGCGTCGAACCGCGTTCTCGAACTGCTCGCTCCAGGCTCATTCGTCACCCTCGATAACCAACCTACAGATCTGCCTCCCTTTCAAGTGATCGAATGTCGTGGCGGCCTTTGCTGGGTGCGTCAGCAAGCCTGGGGACAGAACGTTCAGTGGGAAGTTGAGCATCGCCGTCTCACCTCCGCTTGACGCCACGCGCAATGTCCAAGCCTTCAGCGCCATACATTGGTTGAGTTGTCGCCACGCGCTGGCCCTTGATCGAGAGATACACCCTGCCCGAGATGGGCGAGATCTGGACAGACCGGGCCAAATACCAAAGTTGGCTGGATGTTGAGGTTGCAGCCTGTGAGGCCAACTGCAGGCTTGGTCGTGTTCCAAAGGACGCGATGCAAACGATTCGCGAACAGTCGGCGTTTGAACCGGAGCGGATCCTTGAGATCGAGGCGGAGGTCCGCCACGACGTGATCGCCTTCTTGACCAATGTGAATGAGCACGTTGGTGATGCCGGGCGTTACATCCATGTCGGCATGACAAGTAGCGACGTGCTTGATACGGGCCTGGCGCTGCAGTTGAAAGCCTCCGTCGCGCTGCTGCGCCAAGAGTTGGCAGGCTTAGACGCCGCGATTGCCAAGCTGGCGGCGGAACACAAAGCCACCGTGATGATCGGCCGTTCTCATGCGATCCATGGCGAACCGATCACCTTTGGATTCAAGCTGGCTGGCTGGTTGGCCGAAACCCGCCGCAATCATGAGCGTCTGGCTCGCCTAGAGCGTGATGTGGCGGTAGGGCAGGTGAGCGGAGCGATGGGCACCTACGCCAATACGGATCCAGAGGTGGAAAAGCTCACCTGCGAGATCCTCGGCCTCACTCCCGACACAGCGAGCACCCAGGTGATCTCCCGCGATCGCCATGCCGACTACGTGCAGATCCTCGCCCTGGTTGGAGCCTCGCTCGATCGCTTCTCCACCGAGATTCGCAACCTGCAGCGCACCGATGTTCTGGAGGTTGAAGAAAGCTTCGCCAAAGGACAGAAAGGAAGCTCGGCCATGCCCCATAAACGCAACCCGATTCGCAGCGAACGAATCAGCGGTTTAGCGCGCGTGCTGCGCAGCTACGTGGTAGCAGCCCTTGAAAACGTGGCTCTCTGGCACGAACGTGACATCAGCCACAGCTCAACAGAACGGATGATGCTGCCGGACTGCTCTGTGACCCTGCACTTCATGCTGCGTGAGATGA contains the following coding sequences:
- the purB gene encoding adenylosuccinate lyase, with protein sequence MIERYTLPEMGEIWTDRAKYQSWLDVEVAACEANCRLGRVPKDAMQTIREQSAFEPERILEIEAEVRHDVIAFLTNVNEHVGDAGRYIHVGMTSSDVLDTGLALQLKASVALLRQELAGLDAAIAKLAAEHKATVMIGRSHAIHGEPITFGFKLAGWLAETRRNHERLARLERDVAVGQVSGAMGTYANTDPEVEKLTCEILGLTPDTASTQVISRDRHADYVQILALVGASLDRFSTEIRNLQRTDVLEVEESFAKGQKGSSAMPHKRNPIRSERISGLARVLRSYVVAALENVALWHERDISHSSTERMMLPDCSVTLHFMLREMTAVISGLGVYPENMVRNMNVYGGVVFSQRVLLALVDGGMSREDAYAVVQRNAHSAWNTNGGDFRANLQSDPEVSNKLNADQLAECFSTELHQANLGVVWDRLGL
- a CDS encoding P-II family nitrogen regulator, which translates into the protein MKKVEAVIRPFKLEDVKLALVNAGIVGMTVSEVRGFGRQKGQVERYRGSEFTVEFLQKLKVEVVIDDDRVDAVINAIAEAAKTGEIGDGKIFVSSVDTVVRIRTGDRDSSAL
- a CDS encoding cytochrome c biogenesis protein ResB, whose protein sequence is MPALRRLFALLSDLRLAILLLLLIAGASALGTILPQNEAPDLYLERFNADPWLGLINGEQMLQLQLDSIYSSVWFLSLLAWLGLALILCSWRRQWPALLATTRWIDYRQPRQLSKLALAESIHCSDGESALDMLSSQLQKQGWQVQRHEDRLAARRGVIGKVGPLLVHTGLVLLLIGAAWGALSGNRLERFLAPGRALDLLDPSGNNRLSLTLERFAIERDPAGRTEQFRSTLRLDPPGGPSEQRMISVNHPLRYRGMTVYQADWSLAAITVQIGKSPQLQLPLRSFPELGEQIWGLVLPTRPDGSEPVLMSTSSEQGPVQVFDADGSLLGNLRPGGASTEIKGLPLRVAEIMPASGLLLKRDPGVPLVYAGFAITLLGGGLSLIATRQLWAVLDPPPFQASNRKLHIGGLCNRNLAGFAAELPILISRVDGSHD
- the queF gene encoding preQ(1) synthase, which translates into the protein MSNPGTELTKTPLYGERAIADAELICFDNPRVGRPYEVSIELPEFTCLCPFSGYPDFAVMRLIYQPGPRVVELKAIKLYINHFRNTSISHEEVANQILDDLVTACAPVWMQLEADFNPRGNVHTVVRVSHGTRQPC
- a CDS encoding TlyA family RNA methyltransferase, producing the protein MARKQRLDLHMLTLGLAASRQQAQQLIRAGKVRDHRGQLLDKPGHTVLPDLELIVEQPPRFVSRGGEKLLAALEAFPVSVEGRTCLDGGISTGGFTDCLLQHGASRVYGIDVGYGQTAWSLRIDERVVLRERTNLRRLSAAELYGPNDVLPTLAVADVSFISLALVLPAIRALLQPQGSEALVLVKPQFEVGRDRVGKGGVVRDGLAHRDAIASVISAADSLGWNAQGVVGSPITGPAGNHEYLLWLSELEPQQISDEKVQQVVQDTLESEG